A part of Oncorhynchus masou masou isolate Uvic2021 chromosome 30, UVic_Omas_1.1, whole genome shotgun sequence genomic DNA contains:
- the LOC135521955 gene encoding C-X-C chemokine receptor type 3-like — protein MDLDLGGIFLENSTYNYDGDYVYKEDCSPEDGVGVRFGSVFLPMLYSLTLVLGLVGNVLVLVVLVQRRQSWSVMDTFILHLGMADTLLLVTLPLWAVQATGEWSFGTPLCKITGAMFSINFYCSIFLLACIILDRYLSVVHAVQMYSRRKPWMVQASCLSVWLLSILLSIPDWHFLESVRDTKPDKQECVHNYPSLSQSGFDWRLASRLLYHTVGFLLPSAVLLFCYSCILLQLQCGSQGLQKQRAVRVILALVLVFFLCWTPYNITLMVDTFQGRPGESVAGSCENGRTALENSLVVTYALACLHACLNPVLHLGLCRNFRRHVLDMVRCVEGVQNDPKLSLWDSGVVEDSPDQAEEVGTLNPMTTMGQVQSTQS, from the exons ATGGACCTGGACCTGGGAGGGATATTTCTAGAGAATAGCACCTATAACTACGATGGGGACTATGTTTATAAAGAGGACTGCTCCCCTGAAGATGGCGTTGGAGTGCGTTTTGGCTCGGTGTTCCTCCCAATGCTCTACTCCCTGACGCTGGTCCTGGGGCTAGTGGGTAACGTGCTGGTCCTGGTGGTTCTGGTCCAGAGGAGGCAGAGCTGGAGCGTGATGGACACCTTCATCCTGCACCTGGGCATGGCTGACACCCTGCTGCTGGTCACGCTGCCCCTCTGGGCTGTTCAGGCCACTGGGGAATGGAGCTTCGGGACCCCCCTCTGCAAGATCACTGGAGCCATGTTCTCA atcAACTTTTACTGTAGCATCTTCCTGCTGGCCTGCATCATTCTGGACCGCTACCTGTCCGTGGTCCACGCAGTCCAGATGTACTCTCGCAGGAAGCCCTGGATGGTGCAGGCCAGCTGCCTGTCCGTGTggctcctctccatcctcctctccatccccgaCTGGCACTTCCTGGAGTCTGTGAGGGACACCAAACCAGACAAACAGGAGTGTGTCCACAACTACccgtctctctcccagtctgggtTTGACTGGCGCCTGGCCTCCCGCCTGCTCTACCATACAGTGGGCTTCCTCCTCCCATCTGCCGTGCTGCTCTTCTGCTACTCCTGCATCCTGCTGCAGCTGCAGTGTGGCTCCCAGGGCCTCCAGAAGCAGAGGGCTGTCCGGGTCATCCTGGCCCTGGTGCTGGTCTTCTTCCTCTGCTGGACGCCCTACAACATCACCCTAATGGTGGACACCTTTCAGGGGAGGCCTGGGGAGTCTGTTGCTGGGTCCTGTGAGAACGGGAGGACAGCTCTGGAGAACAGTCTGGTGGTTACGTACGCTCTAGCCTGCCTGCACGCTTGCCTCAACCCAGTGCTCCATCTCGGACTGTGTAGAAACTTCCGGCGACACGTGCTGGATATGGTGAGGTGTGTTGAGGGGGTGCAGAACGATCCGAAACTCTCACTATGGGATTCAGGTGTGGTTGAAGACTCACCTGACCAAGCAGAGGAGGTGGGGACGTTGAACCCAATGACAACCATGGGACAGGTACAGTCCACCCAGAGCTAA